In Halorubrum sp. PV6, a single window of DNA contains:
- a CDS encoding nicotinamide-nucleotide adenylyltransferase translates to MRGFYIGRYQPFHDGHRHMIEEIAADVDELVLGIGSAGDSHTTRNPFTAGERVMMVTKAVEPLDVTTYVVPIEDLDRNSVWVSHVQSMTPRFDVAYSNNPLVVRLFEEAGVEVRGSPMFRRDVLEGTELRERMIHGRDWEALVPETVVNVIEEIGGVERIRRIAETDTNGDAPADQ, encoded by the coding sequence ATGCGCGGGTTCTACATCGGGCGGTATCAGCCGTTTCACGACGGCCACCGACACATGATAGAGGAGATCGCGGCCGACGTCGACGAACTCGTGTTGGGGATCGGCTCGGCCGGCGACTCTCACACCACCCGAAACCCGTTCACCGCCGGCGAGCGCGTGATGATGGTGACGAAGGCCGTCGAACCCCTCGACGTGACGACCTACGTCGTCCCCATCGAGGACCTAGACCGCAACTCCGTCTGGGTGAGCCACGTCCAGAGCATGACGCCACGATTTGACGTGGCGTACTCCAACAACCCCCTCGTCGTCCGCCTGTTCGAGGAGGCCGGCGTCGAGGTCCGCGGCTCCCCAATGTTCCGCCGCGACGTGCTGGAGGGCACCGAACTCCGCGAACGCATGATCCACGGCCGGGACTGGGAGGCGCTCGTGCCGGAGACCGTCGTGAACGTAATCGAAGAGATCGGCGGCGTCGAGCGCATTCGCCGGATCGCGGAGACCGACACGAACGGCGACGCGCCCGCGGATCAGTAG
- a CDS encoding SipW-dependent-type signal peptide-containing protein, with translation MTKETRYHLSRRNVLAGLGTIGVASAGAGLGTTAFFNDTESVEASFEAGRLDLVVEYFTAFDQGRAGTGSDQGVVNGTQEAEYTYTLADVKPGDSGVVALCPRVVTNDAWLWIGNNDGLVDYENGQNEPEGDVDSTGGGSIGTANTGAGFGELSEAIEVTVSYAESVSRSGDTVACETTRELNNPEGYTLANLAKDFTGGFLLDGDQDEPSPDDDPTPYPGSENETIQQGPCLCIEWVLPTTVGNEIQSDGVEFTFSLAAEQARHNDAPVTPFVDAFVGAGGSIQAAVDAASPGDVIGVAAETFTEQVTVSVADLTLIGRGGATINGNGGSAPVTIAADGVRLDGFEITNPGGLIGIAVDPGVNGVTICNNRIFDIGPTGSLGVTGIVFGTEATGGHDDVVVFNNIIETLRQEDDGSFATVNGILFNTGNSPGAITNVSIRSNVFRDFESTTAPLGIVVQQDTDGVTIADNEFRDLLADNSLGAGSFDTFAQGLNVANSANTDFLVSGNVFGADILSNDGFYPEAVKIEPNVDVSGIQITGNDLLTAFGLTNAASGTVNAETNYWNDPAGPNATTGQLNDGTVDSRPTAASVSLGLVDSDPFLSSSVQ, from the coding sequence ATGACCAAAGAAACACGATATCATCTCTCGCGGCGAAACGTTCTCGCCGGTCTCGGCACGATCGGCGTCGCATCCGCCGGTGCTGGACTCGGTACGACCGCTTTTTTCAATGACACTGAATCCGTCGAAGCCTCTTTCGAGGCTGGTCGTCTTGACCTCGTCGTCGAGTATTTCACCGCGTTCGATCAGGGCAGGGCGGGGACTGGAAGCGATCAAGGCGTCGTCAACGGGACACAGGAGGCCGAGTACACCTACACGCTCGCCGACGTGAAGCCCGGTGACAGCGGCGTCGTCGCACTCTGTCCGCGAGTCGTCACAAACGACGCGTGGCTCTGGATCGGGAACAACGACGGTCTCGTTGACTACGAAAACGGACAGAACGAACCCGAGGGGGATGTCGACAGCACTGGTGGCGGGTCGATCGGGACGGCAAACACCGGCGCCGGATTCGGCGAACTGAGCGAGGCCATCGAGGTGACGGTCTCGTACGCGGAGAGCGTCTCCCGGTCGGGCGACACGGTGGCGTGTGAAACCACGCGCGAACTAAACAACCCCGAGGGATACACACTGGCGAACCTCGCAAAGGACTTCACCGGTGGATTCCTTCTCGACGGTGATCAAGACGAGCCGTCGCCGGACGACGACCCGACGCCGTATCCCGGCTCGGAAAACGAGACCATCCAACAGGGGCCCTGCCTCTGTATCGAATGGGTGCTCCCGACCACCGTCGGCAACGAGATTCAGTCTGACGGCGTCGAGTTCACCTTCTCGCTCGCGGCAGAACAGGCCCGGCACAACGACGCGCCCGTGACACCGTTCGTCGACGCATTTGTCGGGGCGGGCGGTTCCATTCAAGCCGCAGTCGATGCGGCCTCGCCCGGTGACGTCATCGGCGTTGCGGCGGAGACGTTCACCGAGCAGGTAACCGTCTCGGTGGCTGATCTCACGCTCATCGGTCGCGGAGGGGCGACAATCAACGGTAACGGTGGGAGTGCGCCGGTCACGATTGCCGCAGACGGCGTCCGTCTCGACGGCTTCGAGATCACCAACCCCGGCGGGCTCATCGGCATCGCAGTCGACCCCGGTGTCAACGGCGTCACCATCTGCAACAACCGGATCTTCGACATCGGCCCGACAGGGAGTCTCGGTGTCACCGGCATCGTCTTCGGGACCGAGGCGACCGGCGGGCACGACGATGTCGTCGTCTTCAACAACATCATCGAGACCCTTCGGCAAGAGGACGACGGGAGCTTTGCGACGGTCAACGGCATCCTGTTCAACACGGGGAACAGTCCGGGCGCCATCACCAACGTGTCGATCAGGTCGAACGTGTTCAGGGACTTCGAGAGTACGACGGCACCGCTCGGGATCGTCGTCCAGCAAGACACGGACGGTGTCACCATTGCGGACAACGAGTTCCGTGACCTCCTCGCAGACAACAGTCTGGGTGCGGGTTCCTTCGACACGTTCGCGCAGGGACTCAACGTCGCGAACTCGGCCAATACGGACTTCCTCGTCTCTGGAAACGTCTTCGGTGCCGATATCCTGAGCAACGACGGCTTCTATCCGGAGGCGGTCAAGATCGAACCAAATGTGGACGTGAGCGGTATTCAGATCACGGGCAATGACCTGTTGACTGCATTCGGACTCACCAACGCCGCATCGGGCACCGTCAACGCGGAGACCAACTACTGGAACGACCCCGCCGGGCCGAACGCGACGACCGGGCAACTGAACGACGGAACGGTCGACAGCAGGCCGACCGCCGCGAGTGTCTCACTCGGGCTCGTCGATTCGGACCCGTTCCTGAGTAGCTCCGTCCAGTGA
- a CDS encoding S-adenosyl-l-methionine hydroxide adenosyltransferase family protein, with translation MLTLTSDFGSPYPAAMKGVIRRHTDAEMIDVAHDLPRGDPRAAAFWLRFVLPEFPPAVHCAVIDPGVGTDRDALVVRAGAHVIVAPDNGLAMPPARALAGEDGVEAFVVDTDDPASETFHGRDVFAPVAARIREALDADERAQTPEMVAAVLADADDLSPAADPVDLAFPEPSVERDDDGDPVAVEGEVLVVDRFGNVVTNVPGELVRGREWVRVNDELTPVAETFGAVEPGERLVTVGSHGYVECDVNDGRGDGTFDLRPEESVRIVADNVSL, from the coding sequence ATGCTCACGCTCACGTCCGACTTCGGCTCCCCGTACCCCGCCGCGATGAAGGGAGTGATCCGCCGGCACACCGACGCCGAGATGATCGACGTCGCTCACGACCTCCCGCGCGGCGACCCGCGGGCGGCCGCCTTCTGGCTCCGGTTCGTCCTCCCGGAGTTCCCACCTGCGGTTCACTGCGCCGTTATCGACCCCGGCGTCGGGACCGACCGCGACGCGCTCGTCGTGCGGGCGGGCGCCCACGTCATCGTCGCGCCGGACAACGGACTGGCGATGCCGCCCGCGCGAGCGCTCGCCGGCGAGGACGGCGTCGAGGCGTTCGTCGTCGACACCGACGACCCCGCCAGCGAGACGTTCCACGGTCGGGACGTGTTCGCGCCCGTCGCGGCCCGAATTCGGGAGGCGCTCGACGCCGACGAGAGGGCACAGACGCCGGAGATGGTCGCGGCCGTGCTCGCCGACGCGGACGACCTCTCGCCGGCGGCGGACCCGGTCGACCTCGCCTTCCCCGAGCCGAGCGTCGAGCGCGACGACGACGGCGACCCCGTCGCCGTCGAGGGGGAAGTGCTGGTCGTCGATCGGTTCGGCAACGTCGTCACGAACGTGCCCGGCGAGCTGGTCCGCGGGCGTGAGTGGGTCCGCGTCAACGACGAACTCACCCCGGTCGCGGAGACATTCGGCGCGGTCGAGCCGGGCGAACGGCTCGTCACCGTGGGGAGCCACGGCTACGTGGAGTGCGACGTAAACGACGGGCGCGGCGACGGAACCTTCGACCTGCGACCGGAGGAGTCGGTGCGAATCGTCGCCGACAACGTCAGCCTATAA
- a CDS encoding DUF5793 family protein — MRRDYFDLTVEGVDAGAGQQGTPLVRIDFHGPDDLLRDRLVGTGGDLLDAEDIDVAFRLREPLSSADDAEGVVAVTNRYTGDFILELNETATDVLPFIHAARDSAGDDDARYRVEIETDGERLVAYDKDTFLVYDHEGNLLRNESLIPSGVEL, encoded by the coding sequence ATGCGGCGTGATTATTTCGATCTGACGGTCGAGGGCGTGGACGCCGGCGCCGGCCAGCAGGGCACTCCGCTGGTCCGGATCGACTTCCACGGACCGGACGACCTCCTCCGGGACCGACTCGTTGGGACAGGCGGCGACCTCCTCGACGCCGAGGACATCGACGTGGCGTTCCGGCTCCGCGAGCCGCTGTCGTCCGCCGACGACGCGGAGGGCGTGGTCGCCGTGACCAACCGCTACACCGGCGACTTCATCCTCGAACTCAACGAGACCGCGACAGACGTACTCCCCTTCATCCACGCCGCTCGCGACTCGGCGGGCGACGACGACGCGCGCTACCGGGTCGAGATCGAGACCGACGGCGAGCGGCTCGTCGCCTACGACAAGGACACGTTCCTCGTGTACGACCACGAGGGGAACCTCCTGCGGAACGAGAGCCTGATCCCGTCCGGCGTCGAACTCTGA
- a CDS encoding type II/IV secretion system ATPase subunit, with amino-acid sequence MASDARDTDDRFEALRRRLSRTLEVLRGVDIDVRPFRPGDDGPLSSFVVPDGETEVDRYWVNAPYAFVVITYNDEESEHRYYAVEPDLDRFERDLLDRVVDDIRDPLLYREGTGRADVETLTTELEGLLEGYGVDVGMDTFHALVYYLYRDFRGYGKVDPLLNDPHIEDISCDGYDLPIFVYHDEYTDIETNVSYGESALDNYVIRLAQQSGRHVSVGDPIVSTTLPDGSRAELSLGEEVTPRGSAFTIRQYAEDPFTPIDLIEYGTYSIAQMAYFWLCIEHNKSLIFAGGTASGKTTSMNAVSMFVPPRAKVLTIEDTRELSLYHDNWLSSVTRERRYEGADIDMYDLLRSALRHRPEYIVVGEVRGDEAITLFQAMNTGHTTFSTMHADSIETVINRLENEPINVPRAMVQSLDMLSIQTLTRSGDQRVRRAKTIGEIGGIDQRTGELDYSSAFQWNPETDEFTRNDSSLMTEIADERGWSRSELLREVRRREQFLTLLRSLDVTDYRAFTALVNEYYADPERVMDQLEERTDGEVDRPETRGPTEQRPDGG; translated from the coding sequence ATGGCGAGTGACGCGCGTGACACGGACGACCGCTTCGAGGCTCTCCGGAGGCGTCTCTCCCGGACGCTGGAGGTGCTTCGAGGCGTCGACATCGACGTGCGTCCCTTCAGACCGGGCGACGACGGCCCGCTCTCCTCGTTCGTCGTCCCGGACGGCGAGACCGAGGTCGACCGCTACTGGGTGAACGCGCCGTACGCGTTCGTCGTGATCACCTACAACGACGAGGAGAGCGAACACCGCTACTACGCGGTGGAACCGGATCTGGACCGCTTCGAGCGCGACCTCCTCGACCGCGTGGTCGACGACATCCGCGACCCGCTCTTATACCGCGAGGGGACCGGCCGCGCGGACGTGGAGACGCTCACGACCGAACTCGAGGGGCTGTTGGAGGGGTACGGCGTCGACGTCGGGATGGACACGTTCCACGCGTTGGTGTACTACCTCTACCGCGACTTCCGCGGCTACGGCAAGGTCGACCCGCTGCTCAACGACCCCCACATCGAGGACATCTCGTGTGACGGCTACGACCTGCCGATCTTCGTCTACCACGACGAGTACACCGACATCGAGACCAACGTCTCCTACGGGGAGTCGGCGCTGGACAACTACGTCATCCGCCTCGCCCAGCAGTCCGGACGCCACGTCTCCGTCGGCGACCCGATAGTGTCGACGACGCTCCCGGACGGCTCCCGCGCCGAACTCTCGCTCGGTGAAGAGGTGACGCCGCGCGGCTCTGCGTTCACGATCCGGCAGTACGCCGAGGACCCGTTCACCCCGATCGACTTGATCGAGTACGGCACGTACTCGATAGCACAGATGGCGTACTTCTGGCTCTGTATCGAGCACAACAAGAGCCTCATCTTCGCCGGCGGGACCGCCTCCGGGAAGACGACCTCGATGAACGCGGTGTCGATGTTCGTCCCGCCGCGCGCGAAGGTGTTGACTATCGAGGACACCCGCGAACTCTCCCTGTACCACGACAACTGGCTCTCCTCCGTCACCCGCGAGCGACGCTACGAGGGCGCCGACATCGACATGTACGACCTGCTGCGCTCGGCGCTCCGCCACCGGCCGGAGTACATCGTGGTGGGAGAGGTGCGCGGCGACGAGGCGATCACGCTGTTCCAGGCGATGAACACCGGCCACACCACCTTCTCGACGATGCACGCCGACTCCATCGAGACGGTGATCAACCGCCTGGAGAACGAGCCGATCAACGTCCCGCGAGCGATGGTCCAGTCGCTGGATATGCTCTCGATCCAGACGCTGACCCGCTCGGGCGACCAGCGGGTCAGGCGGGCGAAGACGATCGGCGAGATCGGCGGCATCGACCAGCGGACCGGCGAACTCGACTACTCGTCGGCGTTCCAGTGGAACCCCGAGACCGACGAGTTCACCCGGAACGACTCGTCGCTCATGACGGAGATAGCCGACGAGCGCGGCTGGTCTCGGTCCGAACTGCTCCGTGAGGTCCGCCGTCGGGAGCAGTTCCTCACGCTGCTCCGCTCGCTCGACGTCACCGACTACCGGGCGTTCACCGCCCTCGTCAACGAGTACTACGCCGACCCCGAGCGCGTGATGGACCAGCTCGAAGAGCGAACCGACGGCGAGGTCGATCGGCCGGAGACGAGGGGCCCGACCGAACAGCGCCCCGACGGCGGATGA
- a CDS encoding type II secretion system F family protein yields the protein MIAYIPLVAAVAACLALLLPSVDDGANLVVTRIAMLVFGEYVGEDGPRRRRQRDLLRAAHIAGTHRAYAAKTLLYAAVLGVAGSVIGVYAAAGLLSALEVTEATLRATLPASLGFVAGLTRLTSLQLPELFLLLTLASATLGSALSIGVYYGRWELLNQRAHARGTEIDATLPRTVAFMYALSRSGMPFPRVMDTLAKNEAVYGEAATELSVAVRDMNAFGTDALTALQRTSRRTPSEDLADFAENLASVLGTGQSISTFLNDQYELYQEEAEAKQQRYLELLSTFAEAYVTALVAGPLFFITILVVIGLVLEDTLPLLRAVVYVAVPLATFGFVVYVDSVTQGVGGTESVNLSKLADTDSEADRDAGTIPLGDGAKADGGVAHDAATDPWHASRERLQLFDRIRWLRQWAASPVESVLAAPRSVFLLTVPLALGGLLVTAFPITLGPPTAMVAQVERPIVVATALVLASYAIVYEIRKRRVRKIEAAVPDFLDRFASVNEAGTSVVGSLRRVAKSNLEALSEDLQRTRRDIDWGADVGTALRRLELRVRSPMTSRAVALITNAMRASGDVAPVLRIAADESRATWALRRERQQVMVTYLIVIYISFLVFLGIIASLSVSFIPAIEDAAMSGASAGTESLPGTPNAPGGITEGLGDINATAYEQLFFHAASIQAICSGLVAGQLGEGSVRDGVKHVVVLLLLTLAVFLVINAL from the coding sequence ATGATCGCGTACATCCCGCTCGTCGCCGCGGTCGCCGCCTGTCTCGCCCTGCTCTTGCCATCGGTTGACGACGGGGCCAACTTAGTCGTCACCCGGATCGCGATGCTCGTCTTCGGCGAGTACGTCGGCGAAGACGGCCCGCGTCGCCGGCGACAGCGCGACCTGTTGCGCGCGGCCCACATCGCGGGGACACACCGGGCGTACGCCGCGAAGACGCTCCTGTACGCGGCCGTCCTCGGCGTCGCCGGAAGCGTCATCGGGGTCTACGCCGCCGCCGGGCTCCTCTCGGCGCTCGAAGTCACGGAGGCGACGCTGCGAGCCACCCTTCCGGCGTCGCTCGGGTTCGTCGCCGGGCTGACGCGGCTCACGTCGCTGCAACTCCCCGAACTGTTCCTCCTGTTGACGCTGGCGTCCGCGACGCTCGGCTCCGCGCTCTCGATCGGCGTGTACTACGGGCGGTGGGAGCTCCTCAACCAGCGAGCCCACGCGCGGGGGACCGAGATCGACGCGACGCTTCCCCGCACCGTCGCGTTCATGTACGCGCTCTCGCGGTCCGGCATGCCGTTCCCGCGCGTGATGGACACCCTCGCGAAAAACGAGGCGGTGTACGGCGAGGCGGCGACGGAGCTGTCGGTCGCCGTGCGCGACATGAACGCCTTCGGCACCGACGCGTTGACCGCGCTCCAGCGCACCTCCCGGCGCACGCCCAGCGAAGACCTGGCCGACTTCGCGGAGAACCTCGCCTCCGTCCTCGGGACGGGCCAGTCCATCTCGACGTTCCTCAACGACCAGTACGAGTTATACCAAGAGGAGGCCGAGGCGAAACAGCAGCGCTACCTCGAACTGCTCTCGACGTTCGCGGAGGCGTACGTCACCGCGCTGGTGGCCGGGCCGCTGTTTTTCATCACCATCCTCGTCGTGATCGGCCTCGTGTTGGAGGACACGCTCCCGCTCTTGCGCGCCGTGGTCTACGTCGCGGTGCCGCTGGCGACGTTCGGGTTCGTCGTCTACGTCGACAGCGTCACGCAGGGGGTCGGCGGGACGGAGAGCGTCAACCTCTCGAAACTGGCCGACACCGACTCCGAGGCCGACCGCGACGCGGGTACGATCCCCCTCGGCGACGGGGCGAAGGCGGACGGCGGCGTGGCACACGACGCGGCGACCGACCCGTGGCACGCGAGCCGGGAGCGCCTGCAGCTGTTCGACCGGATCCGGTGGCTCCGCCAGTGGGCCGCCTCGCCGGTCGAGAGCGTCCTCGCCGCGCCGCGGTCGGTGTTCCTCCTGACCGTGCCGCTCGCGCTCGGCGGCCTGCTCGTGACCGCGTTCCCGATCACCCTCGGCCCGCCCACGGCCATGGTCGCGCAGGTCGAGCGACCGATAGTCGTCGCGACCGCGCTCGTCCTCGCGAGCTACGCGATCGTCTACGAGATCCGGAAGCGCCGCGTCCGGAAAATCGAGGCGGCGGTCCCCGACTTCCTCGACCGCTTCGCTAGCGTCAACGAGGCGGGCACCTCCGTGGTCGGCAGCCTCCGACGCGTCGCCAAGTCGAACTTGGAGGCGCTGTCCGAGGATCTCCAGCGCACCCGGCGCGACATCGACTGGGGCGCCGACGTGGGGACCGCCCTCCGCCGGCTGGAACTGCGGGTCCGGTCGCCGATGACCTCGCGGGCCGTCGCGCTGATCACCAACGCGATGCGCGCCAGCGGCGATGTCGCGCCCGTCCTCCGCATCGCGGCCGACGAGTCGCGCGCGACGTGGGCGCTCCGTCGCGAGCGCCAGCAGGTGATGGTGACGTACCTCATCGTCATCTACATCTCCTTCCTCGTGTTCCTCGGGATCATCGCCTCGCTTTCGGTGTCGTTCATCCCCGCGATAGAGGACGCCGCGATGTCGGGCGCCAGCGCCGGCACGGAGAGCCTTCCCGGTACGCCGAACGCGCCGGGCGGGATCACGGAGGGGCTCGGCGACATCAACGCGACCGCCTACGAACAGCTGTTCTTCCACGCCGCTTCGATCCAGGCGATCTGCTCGGGGCTCGTCGCCGGGCAGCTCGGCGAGGGGTCGGTCCGTGACGGCGTGAAACACGTCGTCGTGCTGCTACTCCTGACGCTCGCGGTGTTCCTCGTCATCAACGCGCTGTGA
- a CDS encoding class I SAM-dependent methyltransferase, which translates to MDPERSDAPSPDAASRDDSRPTLDGESSVDPQSTYDRIAGHFSKTREYAWPEVESFVTDRSADRALDVGCGNGRHAELLAQRADAVVGVDLSRELLRGAVHRARERGYDETASFVHGDAARLPVATDAVGLAVYVATIHHLPSRAARIGSLDELARVLAPGGIALVSTWSTAHDRFERDAGFDTTVDWTLPGGETVPRYYHIYAPSEFEADLAESALETVSFEVSSGNCYATVTASTP; encoded by the coding sequence ATGGATCCTGAGCGAAGCGACGCGCCGTCTCCGGACGCCGCCTCCCGAGACGACTCCCGCCCGACCCTCGACGGCGAGTCGTCCGTCGACCCGCAGTCGACGTACGACCGCATCGCGGGGCACTTCTCGAAGACGCGGGAGTACGCGTGGCCCGAAGTCGAGTCGTTCGTGACCGATCGCTCGGCCGACCGCGCGCTCGACGTTGGCTGTGGCAACGGTCGGCACGCCGAACTGCTGGCCCAGCGCGCGGACGCGGTGGTCGGCGTCGACCTCAGCCGCGAACTACTCAGGGGGGCGGTCCACCGGGCCCGCGAGCGAGGCTACGACGAGACGGCGTCGTTCGTCCACGGCGACGCGGCGCGGCTCCCGGTCGCGACCGACGCGGTCGGGCTCGCCGTGTACGTCGCGACGATCCACCACCTCCCGTCGCGGGCGGCGCGGATCGGGAGCCTCGACGAGCTCGCGCGGGTGCTCGCGCCGGGCGGGATCGCGCTGGTGAGCACGTGGAGCACGGCTCACGATCGCTTCGAGCGCGATGCGGGGTTCGATACGACCGTCGACTGGACCCTTCCGGGCGGCGAGACGGTCCCGCGGTACTATCACATCTACGCGCCGTCGGAGTTCGAGGCGGACCTCGCCGAGAGCGCGCTCGAAACCGTCTCGTTCGAGGTTTCGAGCGGGAACTGCTATGCGACGGTCACCGCGTCGACCCCGTAG
- a CDS encoding methyl-accepting chemotaxis protein, with product MSSTRLQRLLRRVSPDVIARSYLAKFAIVVVVIIAAIGAMGAVTYAETTDQLEATAEEDFTAVAELSATELDVWTSTRRATVSDIADNEAFTREPAVTSRYLSSHMSRAVSEVVALHHVDRKQGTVIASSQEASYAGNGITAQPWFDDNLLYGDQVATTPTYQVNGDQRVAYVALTPMRDYLVMEVELAPVVAEFREPTAGTFTTVVQSDGTIAAGDREGVAGQRYGERVRSAFFDSEQPVGFVPSTTFDFATGTEYFVAYAPVPSEDWSVAIHVPRSEAYALSGMIGRNLLLIVGVAVVGLGLLGATLGRGTVIELNRLGDRARALEEGALDVHLDSDRRDEFGDLYGAFSTMRDSLRDQIESAETQRERAKSAKAESEAFAQTLEERAASFGATMEECADGDLTARLDARSDDPEALREIADGFNDAMDELEATIAEVDAFAEEVAAKSEAVTDGTDEVAAAGRETSDAVDEISAGAEQQSRQLADVAGEMEDMSATVEEVAASADQVATTSQRASDLTDRGREATGDAVEELHAIESRSESAAETVERLEAEMEEVDEIVEAISEIADQTNLLALNASIEAARAGDAGSGFAVVAEEVKSLAEETQESAAEVETLIDGLRERTDESVAEMAAIREGVGEGVDTVEEAEAALEAVDERVTEADDGVQEISAAMDAQASSVSEVTGAVDDLAGVSQQTTAEATTVASTAEEQAVTLREVSEQAHDLSSRARDLRGMTDAFDVAAGVDAASDDSLAESGSGSEGESAVEFTFGTATAGESDSSVSADGGVTPDSEPSLEGLADGSAEQ from the coding sequence ATGAGCTCGACGCGTTTACAGCGCCTCCTGCGTCGCGTGAGTCCCGACGTGATCGCTCGGAGCTATCTCGCGAAGTTTGCTATCGTCGTCGTCGTGATCATCGCCGCTATCGGCGCGATGGGCGCCGTCACCTACGCCGAGACGACCGACCAGCTCGAAGCCACCGCAGAGGAGGACTTCACCGCCGTCGCGGAGTTAAGCGCCACCGAACTCGACGTGTGGACCAGCACGCGCCGCGCGACGGTGAGCGACATCGCGGACAACGAGGCGTTCACCCGCGAGCCGGCGGTCACGAGCCGCTACCTCAGCTCGCACATGTCGCGGGCGGTCTCCGAGGTGGTCGCCCTCCATCACGTCGACCGCAAGCAGGGAACCGTGATCGCGTCGAGTCAGGAGGCCTCGTACGCCGGCAACGGCATCACGGCTCAGCCGTGGTTCGACGACAACCTCCTGTACGGCGACCAGGTCGCCACGACACCGACGTATCAGGTCAACGGCGACCAGCGAGTCGCGTACGTCGCCCTGACGCCGATGCGCGACTACCTCGTCATGGAGGTCGAACTCGCGCCGGTGGTCGCGGAGTTCCGCGAGCCGACCGCGGGGACGTTCACGACGGTCGTCCAGTCCGACGGGACTATCGCCGCCGGCGACCGCGAGGGCGTCGCGGGCCAGCGGTACGGCGAGCGCGTTCGGTCGGCGTTTTTCGACTCGGAGCAGCCGGTCGGGTTCGTTCCGTCCACGACCTTCGACTTCGCCACCGGGACCGAGTACTTCGTCGCGTACGCGCCGGTACCCTCGGAGGACTGGTCGGTCGCGATCCACGTCCCCCGTTCAGAGGCGTACGCGCTCTCCGGGATGATCGGCCGGAACCTCCTCTTGATCGTCGGCGTCGCCGTCGTCGGACTCGGCCTCCTCGGCGCGACGCTCGGTCGGGGGACCGTCATCGAGCTGAACCGCCTCGGCGACCGCGCCAGAGCGCTGGAGGAGGGGGCGCTCGACGTGCACCTCGACTCCGACCGCCGCGACGAGTTCGGCGACCTGTACGGCGCGTTCTCCACGATGCGCGACTCGCTGCGCGACCAGATCGAGTCCGCGGAGACCCAGCGGGAGCGCGCGAAGTCGGCGAAGGCGGAGAGCGAGGCCTTCGCCCAGACGCTCGAAGAGCGCGCCGCGTCGTTCGGCGCGACGATGGAGGAGTGCGCGGACGGCGACCTCACCGCTCGGCTCGACGCGCGGTCGGACGACCCCGAGGCGCTCCGGGAGATCGCCGACGGGTTCAACGACGCGATGGACGAACTGGAGGCGACGATCGCCGAGGTCGACGCGTTCGCCGAGGAGGTGGCCGCAAAGAGCGAGGCCGTCACGGACGGCACCGACGAGGTCGCCGCGGCCGGGCGAGAGACGAGCGACGCGGTCGACGAGATCTCGGCGGGCGCAGAACAACAGAGCCGCCAACTCGCCGACGTCGCCGGGGAGATGGAAGATATGTCCGCGACCGTCGAAGAGGTCGCCGCGTCGGCCGACCAGGTGGCGACGACCTCACAGCGCGCCAGCGACCTCACCGACCGCGGCCGCGAGGCGACCGGCGACGCGGTCGAGGAACTACACGCGATCGAATCGCGGTCCGAGTCGGCCGCCGAGACGGTCGAACGGCTCGAAGCCGAGATGGAGGAGGTCGACGAGATCGTCGAGGCGATCTCCGAGATCGCCGACCAGACGAACCTCCTCGCGCTGAACGCGTCGATCGAGGCTGCCCGCGCGGGCGACGCCGGCTCCGGGTTCGCGGTCGTCGCCGAGGAGGTCAAATCGCTCGCGGAGGAGACCCAGGAGTCGGCCGCCGAGGTCGAGACCCTGATCGACGGGCTTCGGGAGCGCACCGACGAGAGCGTCGCCGAGATGGCCGCGATCCGCGAGGGCGTCGGCGAGGGCGTCGACACCGTCGAGGAGGCGGAGGCGGCGCTCGAAGCGGTCGACGAGCGCGTGACCGAGGCCGACGACGGGGTCCAAGAGATATCCGCGGCGATGGACGCGCAAGCGTCGTCAGTCAGCGAAGTCACCGGGGCCGTCGACGACCTCGCGGGTGTGAGCCAGCAGACGACCGCCGAGGCGACGACCGTCGCCTCGACCGCCGAAGAGCAGGCCGTGACGCTCCGGGAGGTCTCCGAGCAGGCGCACGACCTGTCGTCGCGAGCGCGCGACCTCCGGGGGATGACCGACGCGTTCGATGTCGCCGCGGGGGTCGACGCGGCGAGCGACGACTCCCTCGCGGAGTCGGGATCGGGGTCGGAGGGGGAGTCGGCCGTCGAGTTCACCTTCGGGACGGCGACCGCAGGCGAGAGCGACTCCTCCGTGAGCGCCGACGGCGGCGTCACACCGGACTCTGAGCCGTCGCTGGAGGGTTTGGCGGACGGAAGCGCAGAACAGTAG